One Solanum pennellii chromosome 9, SPENNV200 DNA segment encodes these proteins:
- the LOC107029582 gene encoding mitochondrial zinc maintenance protein 1, mitochondrial: MASGRAVEALRAYRSVLKATHKAFAGDTFMLQQSAAEVRKKFEENRHVSSEADIQRLLEDATEASSFISTMIIQAKATPSGAFVVKPEKEHAGATLEIPSEEILKKSA; encoded by the exons ATGGCGAGTGGGAGAGCAGTAGAAGCCCTTCGAGCTTACAGATCAGTGTTGAAGGCCACCCACAAAGCCTTCGCCGGAGATACTTTCATGCTCCAACAATCCGCCGCCGAGGTCAGAAAGAAATTTGAGGAGAATCGCCACGTCTCATCGGAGGCTGATATTCAGAGGCTATTGGAGGATGCAACTGAGGCCTCTTCGTTCATATCTACTATGATTATCCAAGCCAAAGCTACACCTTCCGGTGCTTTTG TGGTAAAGCCGGAGAAAGAACATGCTGGAGCAACACTCGAGATTCCTTCTGAAGAGATTCTTAAGAAGTCAGCTTAA
- the LOC107029374 gene encoding phytochrome A-associated F-box protein has product MSNSCMVDGFFSKLSEDLVLNIFFKLEDDPRNWARLSCVSTKFAFLIHTICYKSKCSATIPSVVSDLVSSTSSCPPGGWSSLYKLAVCCPGLHQAGVLLENSDFGLERELGPDESYSGRVFPKSELIPSSSSNNNNRCDSGEVVDCGWSLFDDLMFDTVYDASESSSNQIEVVEEEPTSLVVNPTRLSKRRKIYRSPCSHLASGVWNLSREQGNKLLASRFKGDCLYICDWPGCIHMEEKRNYMLFRGIFKNFKQSRVWRTINDGNRKKIDLNCAFCSSKQTWDLHSAFCLRRYFGYHDDGEPVVRAYVCENGHVSGAWTDWPLYT; this is encoded by the exons ATGTCGAATTCATGTATGGTTGATGGATTTTTCTCAAAACTATCAGAGGATTTGGTtctcaatatatttttcaagCTAGAAGATGATCCAAGGAACTGGGCTCGTTTATCTTGTGTTTCAACGAAATTTGCATTTCTGATTCATACTATTTGTTACAAATCGAAATGCTCTGCAACTATTCCTTCGGTTGTTTCCGATCTAGTAAGTTCGACGTCTTCGTGTCCTCCAGGTGGGTGGTCTTCACTTTACAAGCTAGCCGTATGCTGTCCGGGTCTTCATCAAGCTGGTGTTCTTCTGGAGAATTCTGATTTTGGGCTTGAACGTGAACTTGGTCCGGATGAGAGTTATTCGGGTCGGGTTTTCCCTAAATCTGAGCTGATTCCTTCTTCATcgagtaataataataatcggTGTGATTCTGGTGAAGTTGTTGATTGTGGTTGGTCTTTGTTTGATGATCTTATGTTTGATACTGTTTATGATGCTTCTGAATCGAGTTCAAATCAGATTGAGGTCGTCGAGGAGGAACCCACAAGCTTAGTGGTGAATCCCACAAG GCTTTCGAAGAGGCGAAAAATTTACAGATCGCCTTGTTCACATTTGGCTTCTGGTGTATGGAATTTGAGCCGTGAGCAGGGGAATAAGCTACTAGCGAGTAGATTCAAAGGGGATTGCTTGTACATATGTGATTGGCCTGGTTGTATTCACATGGAGGAGAAGAGGAATTACATGCTATTTCGTgggattttcaaaaatttcaagcAGTCAAGGGTATGGAGGACGATTAATGATGGCAATAGGAAGAAGATCGATCTGAATTGTGCATTTTGCTCATCGAAACAGACGTGGGATCTGCATTCAGCCTTCTGTTTGAGGAGGTATTTCGGGTACCATGATGATGGAGAACCAGTTGTTCGAGCTTATGTCTGTGAGAATGGCCATGTTTCTGGAGCATGGACTGATTGGCCATTGTATACTTGA
- the LOC107031508 gene encoding serine/arginine-rich-splicing factor SR34-like yields MSRSSRTLYVGNLPGDVREREVEDLFYKYGPIAHIELKIPPRPPGYAFVEFEEARDAEDAIRGRDGYDFDGHRLRVELAHGGRGNSSSNDRYGGGGGGRGQRGGGVSRRSDYRVLVTGLPHSASWQDLKDHMRRAGDVCFSQVFRDGSGTTGIIDYTNYDDMKYAIKKLDDSEFRNAFSRATIRVKEYDRSRSRSRSRSRSRSYSRGKSVSRSRSRSRSRSRSKSKSKSPKVKSSKRSRSRSRSVSSQSRSGSKGRPVSRSPSRSRSPAPARSKQLSESPKRRTPSSSPKRRTPSRSPSRSRSRSRSLSR; encoded by the exons ATGAGTCGGTCGAGTAGGACACTTTATGTTGGCAATCTTCCTGGTGATGTTCGTGAGCGTGAAGTGGAAGATCTCTTTTACAAG TATGGACCGATTGCACATATTGAGCTGAAAATTCCACCAAGACCCCCTGGTTATGCTTTTGTTGAG TTTGAAGAGGCTCGTGATGCTGAAGATGCTATTCGTGGTCGTGATGGCTATGATTTTGATGGGCACCGTCTGCGG GTTGAGCTTGCACATGGTGGGCGTGGTAACTCATCATCAAATGATCGTTATGGTGGTGGCGGTGGCGGCCGTGGTCAGCGTGGTGGAGGAGTGTCAAGACGTTCCGATTATCGAG TGTTAGTTACAGGATTACCCCATTCAGCATCGTGGCAGGATCTCAAG GATCACATGCGCCGTGCTGGGGATGTTTGTTTCTCCCAAGTTTTCCGTGACGGGAGTG GAACCACTGGTATAATTGATTATACAAACTATGATGACATGAAATATGCT ATCAAAAAGCTTGATGACTCTGAGTTTCGGAATGCCTTTTCTCGTGCGACAATTCGA GTTAAGGAATATGACCGCAGTCGAAGTCGCAGCCGCAGTCGCAGTCGCAGCCGCTCCTACTCCAGAGGGAAGAGTGTTAGTCGAAGCCGTAGCCGTAGCCGAAGTAGAAGTCGAAGCAAGAGCAAAAG CAAATCTCCTAAAGTTAAGTCTTCAAAGCGCTCAAGATCTCGTTCAAGGTCTGTGTCTTCTCAGTCTCGTTCTGGGTCAAAAGGACGTCCTGTCTCAAG ATCTCCATCAAGGTCCAGATCACCAGCACCAGCT CGTTCAAAACAATTAAGTGAAAGTCCCAAAAGACGCACTCCCAGCAGTAGCCCCAAAAGACGCACTCCAAGCAGAAGCCCAAGCCGGAGTAGGAGCCGTAGCCGAAGTTTGTCCAG GTAA